A genome region from Penicillium psychrofluorescens genome assembly, chromosome: 3 includes the following:
- a CDS encoding uncharacterized protein (ID:PFLUO_004993-T1.cds;~source:funannotate): MELQDNLAGLRGLYQDLSALSSSSFLNIERLCVELETHIEDFRKLLEKPGKNNASRQTVLSGKVTIADVEYSINQDFQQGSLQLADALNIDELEAAIMFLAAQEDSQVLDRPPLITAIMRFHERRHFLLECLRLIFRESFEMEREMTQVIMQETLAHILEIKNSPLRNASLFTRKGMDSMGDIEKWLSLLGDQVQKASVVGQEEDRDIMEAIEYQRHSLQQQHESLGAILYYLFKGTYTSPEDFRLLISQLKKLERFDSLLIHYLPVTIASFVQHGSPEGSGANDARSLHQVVTSSTDGQGWKIPHFHAAIIALWLSVYSGWYFDMGPTSPHQGVDPEKEAEERTRMFMSSLDDGALDFMLAICSGVNNEEWADPARSELVTLLLRESVVPFPESEACSQYMKLLLMENFEVFVESCIANMPDAVRLLKSEEDTQRLDQITALRDGLTSSLHRGLVEARTHLESLLMIMSFAFEGREDAAQEFWADPDGNLYGFLQWASKRQTVPRVSAFCEMLCAISGGEENATAVHRFLSEEDKFMSSKFKRSTSMNWTQMFAELRLYATRVTEKPSSTTTSQGVLRSRKPEPVEMSEPESPVMLTCYLRLMGHLCRQSATIRDWMLLNQTFNVVNTLLTLCSGPIPTHLRATTFATLSALMTERTSGNGNEMWLQIDQWLSGGTMGASGMGKVPLVSNPPVWHEQQSLQKIGESFDQTNAFVVLINSLVAPTSDVTGNPLFLPFPESLGGTYRMPGIEPYVDFILGHAFSRKIQDLNDYQSRMLTYHCLDFVVSSLRTFNEDLVTVLSQPSVSSDSTTKTSSLVTYVRLHPFARVIEWLFNEDALKALFATAKQDITEVAHASSDSVLVLTLLRSIEVMNLIMDLQSTYFNIVRSLIKTQAGGSRTTVANSSLASFEDSVLNNLALIPALCLYCGTGHEQLTVTSMALLEKLTSSRKLNKMSSPEITKWQSSNKIVEVLATEVDVDSVSRPLVSQMDPDSRELDFGSQSAGYVIRESLLALLNSCLGMITDRPTVAHLLLGFDCVGNILDVSADGLFAHQMSLLHAIIGFLQTYPTDVDGSITSWMVHLKRMAFEVLKHLWSSKLASYFTLSEMRAQGFLLNMFSGQPIIGSNTPWNGFPVLSEEFWLTDATSALAEFLLYRSHLFAYAATEIRSAAKLGSPTLQGNILSTLLGTSVLDNGDSISNPSVFDLFDFADLDVGREFNLPPLSFLDQIAFDVCAKQEEESLVLYNVAEMEELIQIRKADLFANGPARPQDEEQFLAESDSLKMFVLATNQSRRIQHNRFLALRSWTELITTIISCSAIDDGGRPTFILHSIQLILPKLETAVEADLPEAIELARLAETLISHLASDVSAPHGSRSGDVIDEKLHQLFQICARGILLATGNVSLREVLYTICAQYVTRIVSSDSAHENLRRHSQQVIKTAGPGLIETICDDAYTGQEACRASALLLLNCLAVLDSRTDCALAELVAQSNYLSLFLDAIRSLPLELRDAQGSDTSVLLAYYESLLSLLQQLSRTKSGAIHVLKSGLFEAVRDSQLFAADPDIGIDIDNPDALRKYYDLLLSVIRVIVSAVFSRGIHNEQIKEQTRTFMAANRPCMVGIFKRFARIGDTKADHQETLCELVKAFMVLVTATDFLDMQHNSIKRGEEQRSSKRNSIGKRKLSDQGEQRTISQLLSQHSSPSPQQQSTPTSKRSRLSRPSSSSSSHADSLVPPSKMYNFSGSPPNNGTAFARGVPASDSSTKSQAFSAATSQNNVTPQTSTKKLVVKNMRTGSRLNQASYFDKVWSQLDAALSAIFEGKKPEISLEELYKGAENMCRQGRAPVLAKKLQNRCKEHVTGKLRENLVTRAGGGNDVDTLRAVFEAWSAWQSRLITVRWIFYYLDQSFLLHSKEHPVIRDMGLVQFRSYIFADRSLKPKILQGACDLIAADRGVETSTVADSTLLRNAIELFHDLDVYTSGFEPLFIAQSRAFVSTWAQREASESLPSYVENSHRLIAQEVERCGLFSLNRSTKQELFNILDETLITEQEAVLLRQDDIVGLMRAGNKTALKQLYGLLDRRGQGTKLKPAFSRYIVDEGSNIVFDEEKEADMVVRLLQFKEQLDNIWKDAFNRNENLGHVLREAFGNFMNLSKKTASTAGTDNAKTGEMIAKYVDRLLKGGWKVPPGRKPDDVALADEDAEINRQLDQVLDLFRFVQGKAVFEAFYKNDLARRLLMGRSASDDAERSMLTRLRTECGSNFTQNLESMFKDMGVAHDEMKAYNSMYREKRGARPPIDLHVNVISASSWPSYPDVPVHIPPIISDAIGSFENFYQSKHTGRKLHWKHQLAHCQIIARFPKGPRELVVSSFQAIVLLLFNDIPDGETLRYPQIQQATGLSDAELTRTLQSLACAKYRVLTKHPKGREVASTDGFSYNAGFTDVKYRIKINQIQLKETKEENKTTHERVAADRHYETQAAVVRIMKSRKTIKHSELIAEVIEATRSRGTLQPAEIKANIERLIEKDYMERTENNQYNYLA; this comes from the exons ATGGAGCTTCAAGATAACCTGGCGGGCCTTCGTGGCCTCTACCAGGATCTCTCTGCTCTCTCGAGCTCCTCTTTTCTCAACATCGAACGCCTCTGCGTCGAACTGGAAACGCATATCGAGGATTTCAGGAAGCTCCTTGAAAAGCCCGGGAAAAACAATGCCAGCCGGCAAACCGTCCTCTCCG GGAAGGTCACTATTGCGGACGTGGAGTACTCGATCAACCAGGACTTCCAGCAGGGATCGTTGCAGCTGGCCGATGCCTTGAATATCGATGAATTGGAAGCAGCCATAATGTTTTTGGCCGCCCAGGAAGATTCGCAAGTGCTGGACAGGCCCCCTCTCATTACCGCCATCATGCGATTCCACGAACGCCGACACTTTCTGCTGGAATGTCTACGCCTAATCTTCAGAGAGTCGTTTGAGATGGAGCGAGAAATGACACAAGTTATTATGCAGGAGACACTGGCGCATATCTTGGAGATCAAAAACAGTCCGTTGCGAAATGCGTCGCTGTTTACACGGAAGGGCATGGACTCCATGGGGGACATTGAGAAATGGCTGTCCCTTCTGGGCGATCAGGTCCAAAAAGCCTCTGTTGTCGGCCAGGAGGAGGATCGCGATATCATGGAAGCTATCGAATATCAGCGTCACAGCCTGCAGCAACAGCACGAGTCGCTTGGAGCCATTCTTTACTATCTTTTCAAGGGTACATATACAAGTCCAGAAGATTTCCGCCTCTTGATCTCTcagttgaagaagctggaaCGCTTTGACAGTTTACTGATCCACTACCTTCCTGTCACGATCGCATCTTTTGTCCAACATGGTTCTCCAGAGGGATCTGGCGCAAATGATGCCCGGAGTCTTCACCAAGTCGTCACCTCTTCCACGGATGGACAAGGATGGAAAATCCCACATTTTCATGCTGCAATTATCGCACTGTGGCTGTCTGTTTACAGCGGGTGGTATTTTGACATGGGGCCAACTTCCCCCCATCAAGGCGTCGACCCCGAGAAGGAAGCTGAAGAGCGAACGAGAATGTTCATGTCTTCtctcgacgatggcgcccTGGACTTTATGCTCGCGATTTGTTCCGGAGTCAACAACGAAGAGTGGGCTGATCCAGCACGGAGCGAACTGGTGACTCTCCTGTTGCGAGAGAGCGTCGTGCCGTTCCCCGAGTCCGAAGCTTGCTCTCAGTATATGAAACTGCTTCTGATGGAGAACTTTGAGGTCTTCGTGGAGTCGTGCATTGCGAACATGCCTGATGCCGTTAGGTTGCTAAAGTCAGAGGAGGACACTCAGCGATTGGACCAGATTACTGCTCTTCGAGATGGCCTGACATCCAGTCTTCATCGCGGATTGGTAGAGGCACGTACCCATCTTGAGTCCCTCTTGATGATCATGTCTTTCGCCTTTGAGGGTCGGGAGGATGCTGCCCAGGAGTTTTGGGCGGATCCTGATGGCAACCTCTACGGCTTCCTCCAGTGGGCTTCGAAACGACAAACAGTTCCTCGAGTAAGTGCATTTTGCGAAATGCTGTGCGCCATCTCCGGTGGCGAAGAAAATGCCACTGCGGTGCATCGATTCTTATCAGAAGAAGACAAATTTATGTCCTCGAAATTCAAGCGATCCACGTCAATGAATTGGACGCAAATGTTTGCAGAACTCCGTCTTTATGCAACTCGGGTCACGGAGAAGCCATCGAGTACGACCACCTCGCAAGGAGTATTACGCTCCAGGAAGCCGGAGCCTGTGGAGATGAGTGAACCGGAGAGCCCAGTCATGCTGACATGCTACCTCCGCCTAATGGGACACTTGTGCAGGCAAAGCGCCACTATCCGAGACTGGATGCTGTTGAATCAAACATTCAACGTGGTTAACACGTTGCTGACATTGTGCAGCGGGCCAATCCCGACCCATCTGCGGGCAACCACCTTCGCCACTCTTTCGGCCCTCATGACTGAGAGAACATCTGGGAATGGCAACGAAATGTGGCTCCAGATCGATCAGTGGTTGTCCGGCGGGACTATGGGCGCTTCGGGTATGGGCAAGGTGCCATTGGTCTCCAATCCGCCTGTATGGCATGAGCAGCAGTCGCTCCAGAAAATTGGCGAGAGCTTTGATCAAACGAATGCGTTTGTTGTTCTTATTAATTCCCTGGTAGCACCCACTTCTGATGTGACGGGCAACCCTTTGTTTCTGCCCTTCCCGGAGTCCCTCGGTGGGACTTATCGTATGCCTGGCATTGAACCCTACGTTGATTTCATATTGGGGCACGCATTTTCTCGGAAAATTCAGGATCTCAACGATTATCAATCACGCATGTTGACTTATCATTGTCTGGATTTCGTGGTGTCGAGCCTGAGGACTTTCAACGAAGACCTTGTCACTGTCTTGAGTCAACCGTCTGTTTCTTCTGATTCCACCACAAAAACATCGTCACTCGTTACTTACGTCCGGCTACACCCATTTGCTCGGGTAATAGAATGGCTTTTTAATGAAGATGCCCTCAAGGCCTTATTTGCGACTGCAAAGCAGGATATTACCGAAGTCGCACACGCATCCTCCGACTCGGTTTTGGTTCTTACCCTGCTCCGCAGTATTGAGGTAATGAACTTGATCATGGATCTTCAGTCAACATACTTCAACATTGTGAGGTCGTTGATCAAGACCCAAGCCGGAGGTTCAAGAACAACCGTGGCAAactcttctctcgcttcaTTCGAAGACAGCGTGCTCAACAACCTGGCTTTGATACCAGCGCTGTGTCTCTACTGTGGAACCGGACACGAACAGCTCACTGTCACTTCTATGGCactgctggagaagttgaCGAGCTCCCGAAAACTCAACAAGATGTCATCACCCGAAATCACCAAATGGCAGTCGTCAAATAAGATCGTTGAAGTCCTGGCTACTGAAGTTGATGTCGATAGCGTGTCACGTCCACTTGTATCGCAGATGGACCCCGACTCGAGAGAGTTAGACTTTGGCTCTCAATCGGCGGGTTATGTCATTCGAGAAAGCCTACTTGCTCTCTTGAACAGCTGCCTCGGGATGATAACTGATCGGCCGACGGTGGctcaccttcttctcgggtTCGACTGCGTCGGGAACATTCTTGATGTGTCGGCGGATGGTTTATTCGCGCACCAAATGTCGCTACTGCATGCAATCATTGGGTTCTTGCAGACTTATCCCACCGATGTAGACGGGAGCATTACATCGTGGATGGTGCACCTCAAGCGCATGGCCTTCGAGGTTCTTAAGCACCTGTGGTCGTCGAAGCTTGCATCCTATTTCACACTCAGTGAAATGCGTGCCCAGGGTTTCCTGTTGAACATGTTTTCTGGTCAGCCCATCATCGGATCAAACACTCCATGGAACGGGTTTCCCGTTTTGAGCGAGGAATTTTGGCTCACCGATGCCACTTCCGCCTTGGCCGAATTCCTACTTTATCGCAGCCATTTATTTGCATATGCCGCAACCGAAATCCGTTCAGCGGCGAAACTTGGATCGCCAACTCTTCAAGGAAACATTTTGTCCACTCTGCTTGGAACCTCGGTGCTGGACAACGGCGACTCCATTTCTAATCCCTCTGTTTTCGATCTCTTTGACTTCGCCGACCTGGACGTCGGACGCGAGTTCAACTTGCCTccactctccttccttgACCAAATCGCTTTTGATGTCTGTGCAAagcaagaggaagagtcTCTGGTGCTCTACAACGTcgctgagatggaggagttgaTTCAAATCCGGAAAGCAGACTTGTTTGCTAATGGGCCAGCGCGACCCCAGGATGAGGAGCAATTTTTGGCCGAGTCAGACAGCTTGAAGATGTTCGTTCTTGCTACAAACCAAAGCCGTCGAATCCAACACAACCGGTTTCTGGCTCTCCGGTCTTGGACAGAGCTCATCACTACCATCATCAGCTGTTCCGCGATCGATGACGGAGGCCGGCCTACCTTCATCCTACATTCCATCCAGTTGATCCTGCCCAAGCTTGAGACTGCTGTGGAGGCAGATCTGCCAGAAGCTATCGAATTGGCACGGTTGGCGGAAACACTGATCAGCCATCTTGCATCCGACGTTTCCGCACCGCACGGCTCTCGGAGCGGAGATGTTATCGATGAGAAGCTCCATCAACTCTTCCAAATCTGTGCCCGGGGTATCCTACTGGCAACCGGAAATGTGTCCCTGAGAGAAGTCCTCTACACTATCTGCGCGCAGTACGTCACACGCATCGTCTCTTCAGACTCGGCCCACGAGAACCTACGGCGGCACAGTCAGCAGGTCATCAAGACAGCCGGGCCTGGGCTTATCGAGACTATATGCGATGACGCATATACTGGGCAGGAGGCATGCCGCGCATCcgctctgctgctgctgaatTGTCTGGCGGTCCTAGACAGCCGGACTGATTGTGCCTTGGCGGAATTGGTCGCACAGTCCAACTATCTTAGCCTCTTTCTTGATGCGATCCGGTCTCTTCCACTGGAGCTGCGTGATGCGCAGGGAAGCG ACACATCTGTTCTGTTGGCTTACTACGAGTCATTGTTGTCTCTACTTCAGCAGCTCTCACGCACCAAGAGTGGTGCCATCCATGTCCTGAAATCTGGTCTTTTTGAAGCGGTGCGGGATTCCCAATTATTTGCGGCCGACCCGGACATTGGTATCG ACATCGACAACCCGGATGCCCTTCGAAAGTATTATGATCTCCTGCTCTCCGTCATTCGCGTGATCGTCTCTGCCGTGTTTTCCCGGGGGATCCACAAcgagcagatcaaggagcaGACCCGTACATTCATGGCTGCGAATCGACCGTGCATGGTGGGCATCTTCAAGCGCTTCGCTCGAATCGGAGACACCAAAGCCGATCACCAAGAAACTCTCTGTGAATTGGTCAAGGCTTTTATGGTTCTTGTTACCGCCACTGATTTCCTGGAT ATGCAGCACAACTCGATCAAGAGAGGCGAAGAGCAGCGGAGCAGTAAGCGCAACTCGATCGGCAAGAGGAAGCTCTCCGATCAAGGGGAGCAGAGGaccatctcccagcttctgTCTCAGcactcctcgccctctccccAGCAGCAGTCCACTCCCACCTCCAAGCGGTCCCGCCTGTCGcgcccctcctcctcctcgtcatcacaCGCGGACTCCCTTGTCCCACCCTCCAAGATGTATAACTTTTCCGGGTCTCCGCCCAATAACGGCACCGCGTTTGCTCGGGGTGTGCCTGCATCGGATTCGTCCACCAAATCCCAGGCATTCAGCGCTGCCACAAGCCAGAACAACGTCACTCCCCAGACCAGCACGAAGAAACTCGTGGTCAAGAACATGCGGACCGGATCCCGGCTGAACCAGGCGTCTTACTTTGACAAGGTCTGGTCGCAGCTTGATGCGGCCTTGTCGGCTATCTTTGAGGGCAAGAAGCCGGAGATCTCGTTGGAGGAGCTATATAAAGGGGCTGAGAACATgtgccgtcaaggccggGCACCTGTTCTCGCCAAGAAGCTTCAGAACAGATGCAAAGAGCATGTGACGGGAAAGCTGCGCGAGAATCTTGTCACACGAGCCGGGGGTGGCAATGATGTCGATACGTTGCGGGCAGTCTTCGAGGCGTGGTCAGCATGGCAATCGAGGCTG ATTACTGTTCGCTGGATCTTCTACTACCTCGATCAATCCTTCCTTCTACATTCCAAGGAGCATCCGGTGATACGTGACATGGGCTTGGTTCAGTTCCGTTCCTACATCTTCGCCGATCGCAGTCTCAAACCCAAGATCCTACAAGGCGCGTGCGACCTGATCGCTGCCGATCGGGGTGTGGAGACAAGCACTGTGGCTGATTCGACTTTGCTTCGAAATGCAATTGAATTGTTCCACGATCTGGATGTTTACACAAGTGGCTTTGAGCCGCTCTTTATCGCCCAATCACGGGCCTTTGTTTCCACATGGGCCCAGAGGGAAGCATCAGAGTCTCTGCCCTCTTATGTCGAGAACAGCCACCGCCTGATTGCACAGGAGGTGGAACGATGCGGGTTATTCTCTCTCAATCGAAGCACGAAGCAGGAGCTGTTCAATATATTAGACGAGACGCTGATCACCGAGCAAGAGGCGGTTCTCCTTCGCCAGGATGATATCGTCGGGTTAATGCGAGCAGGAAACAAGACCGCGTTGAAACAGCTCTACGGGCTTCTCGACCGGCGGGGTCAGGGTACCAAATTGAAGCCTGCTTTCAGCCGCTACATTGTCGACGAAGGCTCTAACATTGTGTttgacgaagagaaagaagctgATATGGTGGTCCGTCTACTTCAATTCAAAGAGCAGCTTGACAATATTTGGAAGGATGCATTCAACAGGAACGAGAATCTAGGTCACGTTTTACGTGAAGCATTTGGCAACTTCATGAATTTGAGCAAGAAGACAGCATCCACTGCCGGCACCGATAACGCCAAGACAGGCGAGATGATCGCCAAATACGTGGACAGATTGTTAAAGGGAGGTTGGAAAGTGCCGCCGGGACGAAAACCGGACGACGTGGCgctggccgacgaggatgctGAAATCAATCGACAGCTCGATCAGGTGCTCGATCTTTTCCGTTTCGTGCAGGGAAAGGCTGTCTTTGAAGCATTCTACAAAAATGACCTCGCTCGGCGCTTACTGATGGGCCGCAGTGCCAGCGATGATGCGGAGAGAAGCATGTTGACTCGACTGAGAACAG AATGTGGATCGAACTTCACTCAAAACCTCGAGTCGATGTTCAAGGATATGGGGGTGGCACACGACGAAATGAAAGCCTACAATTCGATGTACCGAGAGAAACGAGGCGCCCGTCCCCCGATAGATCTGCATGTCAACGTGATCTCAGCTTCGTCGTGGCCGAGCTATCCTGATGTTCCAGTGCACATACCGCCGATCATCTCTgatgccattggcagctTTGAGAATTTCTATCAGAGTAAACACACCGGCCGAAAATTGCACTGGAAACACCAGCTGGCGCACTGTCAAATCATCGCACGATTCCCCAAGGGCCCCAGGGAGCTGGTTGTCAGCTCGTTCCAGGCCATCGTGTTGCTTTTATTCAATGATATCCCCGATGGCGAGACCCTGCGATACCCACAGATCCAGCAAGCGACTGGACTTT CCGATGCGGAATTGACGCGAACTCTGCAGTCTCTCGCGTGCGCCAAGTACCGGGTTCTCACCAAACATCCTAAAGGTAGAGAGGTCGCGTCAACAGACGGATTTTCCTACAACGCCGGCTTCACCGATGTAAAGTATCGCATCAAGATCAATCAGATCCAGCTTAAAGAGACcaaagaagagaacaagaCAACACACGAGCGTGTGGCAGCCGATCGACACTATGAGACTCAGGCGGCAGTCGTGCGCATCATGAAGAGCCGCAAGACCATCAAGCACTCCGAGCTGATTGCGGAGGTGATTGAGGCGACCCGCAGTCGCGGGACTTTGCAGCCCGCCGAGATTAAGGCCAACATTGAGAG GTTGATTGAGAAGGACTACATGGAGCGCACGGAAAACAACCAGTACAATTATTTGGCTTAG
- a CDS encoding uncharacterized protein (ID:PFLUO_004994-T1.cds;~source:funannotate) gives MNKQREKTKEILEKVESLGIKAIFLTVDAAGRGKRESDERLKADDEIVINPVTGEQAKGGKRGNGLTRTMGSYIDQGMTWCDIQWIRNITSLPIILKGITGAEDAKIAMQHNVDGILLSNHGGRNLDYSPPSILLLLEMHKNCPEIFNQMEVYIDGGFRRGADIVKALCLGAKAVGIGRTFLYALHYGTEGVEHLVQILKEEMEGVMKLIGIKNLSEVHPSLVNTSDIDHLVPDGADHPYVKWSPQPRL, from the exons ATGAACAAACAGCGAGAAAAAACCAAGGAGATTCTAGAGAAGGTCGAATCGCTCGGGATCAAGGCGATTTTCTTAACCGTTGATGCGGCTGGGAGAGGCAAGAGAGAATCAGACGAACGTCTCAAAGCGGATGATGAAATTGTTATCAACCCCGTCACCGGCGAGCAAGCCAAAGGGGGGAAAAGAGGCAACGGACTGACAAGAACTATGGGGAGCTACATTGACCAAGGAATGACCTGGTGTGATATCCAATGGATCAGGAATATTACCAGTCTTCCAATCATTTTGAAAGGCATTACCGGTGCGGAAGACGCGAAGATTGCGATGCAACACAATGTCGATGGTATCTTGCTCAGCAATCACGGAGGCCGCAATCTTGACTACTCGCCGCCATCGATTCTCTTGCTATTGGAAATGCACAAGAACTGCCCCGAGATTTTCAACCAGATGGAGGTATACATCGATGGTGGCTTTCGGCGAGGAGCTGATATTGTGAAAGCACTTTGTCTTGGAGCAAAAGCTGTTGGTATCGGTCGCACCTTCCTCTATGCTTTACACTACGGGACGGAGGGCGTGGAGCATCTTGTTCAGA TTCTCaaagaggagatggaaggCGTGATGAAGCTCATCGGTATCAAAAATCTCTCGGAGGTACATCCAAGTCTTGTCAACACTTCGGACATAGACCACTTAGTCCCGGATGGTGCAGATCACCCGTATGTTAAGTGGTCACCTCAGCCACGTTTGTAA
- a CDS encoding uncharacterized protein (ID:PFLUO_004995-T1.cds;~source:funannotate): protein MAHDIEISFQAAIDAGKINGGVICATDAEGHFVYDKAIGERTLLSGENRPQQLDDVLFLASATKLITTIAALQCVDDGLLSLTGDLSSVAPELAAKQVITGFSDDGETPLLEPAKRPITLEMLLSHSSGLCYHFCNPHVARWREKFSSSEHGQPQSVEERFCYPLAFHPGSSWMYGSGLDWAGRIVERVTGGTLGERMQQRIFDPLGINDAQFYPVTREDLRSRLVDLNPDDPDAVGRAVLGGGGDMNKTGRGDFGGHGLFMSGASYIKILRSLLANDGKLLKPATVDEMFQQRLNSEASAGHQAALASPMGIFFRVGVNPEAKMGYGMSGLLTLEDLDGWYGERTLSWGGGMTSAWFIDRKNGLCGIGAVQAKLPMDNEVVGALKQTFRQDVYRKQAAWKEQQQGS from the coding sequence ATGGCCCACGACATAGAGATCAGTTTTCAGGCCGCTATCGATGCCGGCAAGATCAACGGCGGCGTTATCTGTGCCACCGACGCGGAGGGTCACTTTGTCTACGACAAGGCAATCGGCGAGCGCACCTTGCTGTCAGGCGAGAACCGCCCGCAACAACTTGACGACGTGCTGTTCCTAGCCTCTGCCACTAAGTTAATTACCACTATCGCCGCCCTGCAGTGCGTCGATGACGGCCTACTGTCCTTGACTGGCGATCTATCGTCCGTCGCCCCGGAATTGGCTGCCAAGCAGGTCATTACGGGCTTCTCAGATGACGGCGAAACCCCTCTGCTTGAGCCGGCGAAACGGCCAATCACGCTTGAAATGCTACTTTCGCACAGCTCTGGCCTCTGCTACCACTTTTGTAATCCACATGTCGCTCGGTGGCGCGAGAagttctcttcttcggaaCATGGTCAGCCCCAGTCCGTCGAGGAGCGGTTCTGCTACCCGCTTGCCTTCCACCCCGGCTCCAGCTGGATGTACGGTTCGGGACTCGACTGGGCTGGCCGTATAGTGGAGCGTGTGACGGGCGGCACTCTGGGTGAGCGCATGCAGCAGCGGATATTCGACCCGCTTGGTATAAATGACGCTCAATTTTACCCTGTCACGCGCGAGGACCTACGCTCTCGTCTAGTTGACCTTAACCCGGACGACCCCGACGCCGTCGGACGTGCTgtgctcggcggcggcggcgacatGAACAAGACCGGCCGTGGAGATTTCGGAGGACACGGCCTATTCATGTCTGGTGCTAGCTACATCAAGATTCTGCGCTCGCTGCTAGCAAATGACGGGAAACTGCTCAAGCCCGCCACCGTTGACGAGATGTTCCAGCAACGCCTTAATTCTGAAGCATCTGCGGGACATCAAGCCGCGCTAGCAAGCCCCATGGGCATCTTCTTTCGCGTTGGTGTCAACCCCGAAGCGAAAATGGGCTATGGAATGAGTGGTTTGCTGACGTTGGAGGATCTCGATGGTTGGTATGGTGAGCGAACGCTGAGTTGGGGTGGCGGCATGACATCCGCCTGGTTCATTGATCGCAAGAATGGGTTGTGTGGCATCGGTGCCGTCCAAGCCAAGTTACCAATGGACAATGAGGTGGTGGGTGCCCTAAAGCAGACCTTCCGCCAGGATGTCTACCGCAAGCAGGCTGCCTggaaagagcagcagcagggaTCGTGA
- a CDS encoding uncharacterized protein (ID:PFLUO_004996-T1.cds;~source:funannotate), whose amino-acid sequence MNAPEHTRTLFGTIFGGASSNEGMGLLNFSLDWQYIQSTYLSLPFKQQVNTWIAYVIWYPAMLGLYYSNAFNAKNFPFMSTSLFKSNGEPLSTASLLNNEGTIDDTKLAEVGLPSLTATTVWGYFTQNLAIGALITHVLIFFGKDMVLAWKQARSRTQPDPHYQGMLKYKEVPMWWYLVLFVLCFVAGIIVNAKGETTLPVWGYIVSLLLGGFIAPFSCILYGLYGSGVSTNQLSKMVGGALHPGRPLANLYFASWSHQVILLAVNLANWLKVGQYTKVPHRVMFATQIYATLLGAGLNYAVMTTIVTNQREILLNPEGNNVWSGSTIQSLNSQAITWALAKDIYGSKGPYLIVPLGIVIGLVLPVVHWGLIKIFPRFRDWPLNTAIITTYAGYTYYGNTSWVWSSIAVGIFSQFWLRRRLPRVYNKYNYLIGAALDGGAQIIIFILSFAVFGASGKEHAFPTWWGNPSGNPDHCL is encoded by the coding sequence ATGAATGCCCCAGAACACACTAGAACCCTTTTTGGGACAATTTTTGGTGGTGCTTCGTCCAACGAAGGCATGGGTCTGCTGAACTTCTCTCTCGACTGGCAGTATATCCAGAGCACTTACCTGTCATTGCCGTTCAAGCAACAGGTCAACACGTGGATTGCCTATGTGATATGGTATCCTGCAATGCTTGGGTTGTATTACAGCAATGCCTTCAATGCGAAAAACTTCCCCTTCATGTCAACGTCTCTTTTTAAAAGCAATGGCGAGCCGCTTTCCACAGCATCGCTTTTGAACAACGAGGGCACTATCGACGACACCAAGCTCGCCGAAGTTGGACTGCCATCTTTAACAGCAACTACAGTCTGGGGTTACTTCACGCAGAATTTGGCTATTGGTGCATTGATCACCCATGTCCTCATCTTTTTCGGGAAGGATATGGTCCTTGCCTGGAAGCAGGCACGAAGCAGAACTCAGCCTGACCCGCACTACCAAGGAATGCTCAAGTACAAGGAAGTCCCAATGTGGTGGTACCTGGTTCTTTTCGTCCTGTGCTTCGTAGCTGGAATAATCGTGAACGCAAAGGGCGAAACGACTCTTCCTGTCTGGGGCTATATCGTCTCTCTGTTATTGGGAGGCTTCATTGCCCCCTTTTCCTGCATTCTCTACGGGCTGTACGGATCTGGGGTTTCAACCAACCAACTCTCTAAGATGGTTGGAGGAGCTCTCCATCCGGGTCGGCCTTTGGCAAACCTATACTTCGCTAGTTGGTCTCACCAGGTGATCCTCCTCGCTGTCAACCTAGCAAACTGGCTCAAAGTCGGACAATACACTAAGGTACCCCACCGCGTCATGTTTGCTACACAGATCTATGCGACTCTGCTGGGAGCAGGTCTGAACTACGCCGTCATGACCACAATTGTGACCAATCAGCGAGAAATTCTCCTTAACCCCGAGGGCAACAACGTTTGGAGCGGCTCTACCATACAAAGTTTGAACTCACAGGCAATTACATGGGCCCTGGCAAAGGACATATACGGCTCGAAGGGCCCTTATCTCATTGTTCCCCTCGGCATTGTCATCGGGCTAGTGCTGCCGGTTGTGCACTGGGGGTTGATCAAGATTTTCCCCCGTTTCCGCGACTGGCCACTCAATACCGCGATTATCACAACATATGCCGGGTACACGTACTATGGAAATACCTCGTGGGTTTGGTCTTCAATTGCAGTTGGGATCTTTTCTCAATTCTGGCTTCGACGCCGGCTACCCCGGGTTTACAATAAGTACAACTACCTCATTGGGGCTGCGCTGGACGGAGGTGCCCAAATAATCATTTTCATTCTCTCTTTTGCGGTTTTTGGGGCAAGTGGGAAAGAACATGCTTTCCCAACCTGGTGGGGGAACCCGTCTGGTAACCCCGATCACTGCCTGTAG